A genome region from Pseudanabaena sp. Chao 1811 includes the following:
- a CDS encoding peptidoglycan-binding domain-containing protein, with protein sequence MELLAYIQEEFIRDDQAIATDSNTPNVNIETTFQTWLKKLTTKSAKLSLNVILASTTILIGLGSTLNALAEVTPSSDVKYVQSLLAKNGFDPGAIDGVAGASTKNAIIRAQQSLGLTADGVAGSRTIAALESGAPVASTSSKADESTTTTAVTPSASVMNLQKLLADRGFYNGAVDGIMGNQTRSAIVAAQKAYNLTPDGVAGPQTLAALESDSKAVVTPITATTSTTTTKSTEVANLQDLLSKRGFYNGAIDGIMGNQTRSAIIAAQKNYGLAADGIAGAQTIAALESGSSKVNIAAQNSDATKAPVAKSSDSGVLAVQQLLAKRGFYNGAIDGVKGPQTKAAIIAAQNAYGLTPDGVAGVQTVAALEKDTKTTTSASTKPTNQTTTTSTKTNSSVTDENVANLQNLLTDRGFYNGPITGFLGPRTKAAIVAAQKAYGLTTDGVAGSQTIAALESGAPRQQIAVTNNTPTVRVVPQPQVTTTPQAPAQPQLQPKIQVQPQAPQIQLQAPQVQLPQQVQPQAKVTPQVTPQPQETAKPQVQPTPATPIATATPAPTTQASASNAQVLELQKLLSKRGFYNGKADGVLTAETRNAIVRAQNFYTITPADGAPSNKLIDSLSKDTFISEGN encoded by the coding sequence ATGGAACTCCTAGCTTATATTCAAGAAGAATTTATCCGTGATGATCAAGCGATCGCTACAGACAGTAACACTCCTAACGTAAATATTGAGACAACTTTTCAAACTTGGCTAAAAAAATTAACTACTAAATCAGCCAAACTCAGCTTGAATGTCATTCTTGCAAGTACGACGATCCTCATTGGTTTAGGCTCGACCCTCAATGCACTCGCAGAAGTTACCCCATCATCGGACGTGAAGTATGTCCAGTCATTACTTGCCAAAAATGGCTTTGATCCTGGAGCGATCGATGGCGTAGCGGGAGCATCGACCAAAAATGCCATTATTCGCGCTCAACAGTCATTGGGACTAACTGCCGATGGCGTTGCAGGTAGCCGCACGATCGCAGCTCTCGAAAGTGGTGCTCCCGTTGCTAGCACATCTTCCAAAGCCGATGAAAGTACAACCACCACTGCCGTAACGCCTAGTGCCTCGGTGATGAATCTGCAAAAGTTGCTAGCAGATCGTGGTTTTTATAACGGTGCTGTTGATGGCATCATGGGCAATCAGACCCGTTCAGCGATCGTTGCTGCGCAAAAGGCTTACAATCTTACCCCCGATGGTGTTGCAGGTCCCCAAACTCTAGCAGCGCTCGAATCCGATAGCAAAGCTGTGGTCACACCCATAACTGCTACGACAAGTACGACCACAACCAAAAGCACTGAAGTCGCCAATCTCCAAGATTTGCTCAGCAAACGTGGTTTTTATAATGGTGCTATTGATGGCATCATGGGCAATCAGACCCGTTCAGCCATCATTGCTGCTCAGAAAAACTATGGCTTAGCCGCCGATGGTATTGCAGGAGCGCAGACCATTGCAGCCTTGGAATCGGGGAGCAGCAAGGTCAACATTGCAGCTCAAAATAGTGATGCTACCAAAGCCCCAGTGGCAAAAAGTAGTGACAGTGGTGTTTTAGCAGTCCAGCAACTGCTAGCTAAACGTGGTTTTTATAATGGAGCGATCGATGGAGTCAAAGGTCCTCAGACTAAAGCTGCGATCATTGCTGCCCAAAATGCCTATGGATTGACTCCTGATGGTGTGGCAGGTGTCCAAACTGTAGCAGCACTGGAAAAAGATACCAAAACAACAACATCTGCAAGCACCAAACCCACCAATCAGACTACAACCACATCAACGAAGACAAACTCATCGGTAACGGATGAGAATGTGGCAAATTTACAGAACTTACTGACCGATCGCGGTTTTTATAACGGGCCAATTACAGGTTTTCTTGGTCCCCGCACCAAGGCTGCCATTGTCGCCGCCCAGAAAGCCTATGGTTTAACCACCGATGGGGTGGCAGGCAGTCAAACTATTGCTGCCCTAGAATCAGGTGCGCCACGTCAACAAATTGCCGTCACTAACAATACCCCCACGGTAAGGGTAGTGCCACAGCCACAGGTAACCACTACACCTCAAGCCCCTGCACAACCACAGTTACAGCCCAAGATTCAGGTACAGCCACAGGCTCCACAGATACAGCTACAAGCTCCACAAGTACAGCTACCACAGCAGGTACAGCCACAAGCTAAAGTCACGCCTCAAGTTACACCCCAACCCCAAGAAACTGCTAAACCTCAAGTCCAACCCACACCAGCAACGCCAATAGCAACAGCAACACCAGCACCAACCACACAAGCAAGTGCCAGTAACGCTCAGGTTTTGGAATTGCAAAAGTTATTATCTAAGCGAGGATTTTATAATGGCAAGGCTGATGGTGTCTTAACAGCAGAAACGCGGAATGCGATCGTTAGAGCACAAAACTTTTACACGATTACTCCTGCCGATGGCGCACCAAGCAATAAACTGATTGATAGTCTTAGTAAAGATACATTTATTTCCGAAGGCAATTAA
- a CDS encoding NAD(P)H-quinone oxidoreductase subunit M: MPLKSTTRHIQIYAAIVDQDNDELIDSENTLTLDVDPDNELNWTDGAIQKVYRKFDELVAEYKGADLTDYNLRRIGSDLEHFVRSLLQQGEVTYNLNHRSLNYSMGLPQIVNTEAQ; this comes from the coding sequence ATGCCGCTCAAATCTACAACTCGTCATATCCAGATTTATGCTGCCATTGTGGATCAGGATAACGATGAACTCATCGATAGTGAAAACACATTGACTTTAGATGTTGATCCAGACAATGAACTGAACTGGACAGATGGCGCTATCCAAAAGGTATATCGCAAGTTTGATGAGCTGGTGGCGGAATATAAAGGCGCTGACCTCACAGATTACAATCTCCGTCGCATTGGTTCAGATTTAGAGCATTTTGTGCGATCGCTGTTGCAACAGGGCGAAGTTACCTACAATCTCAATCATCGTTCGCTCAACTACAGCATGGGCTTACCCCAGATCGTCAATACAGAAGCTCAATAA
- a CDS encoding peptidoglycan-binding domain-containing protein translates to MELAAYIYDAWAYEQAQQESPDEDLLTLDEIDNPQCQVTPLVWNSMVKRWRSYLLSAIAITGMNSLSLSFGQPIEASQYLEPSVNAPPWCENLYLCNTRYVLEVQTLLANRGFAVGEIDGVYGRQTKSAVMAFQKSQANLVVDGIPGEKTLALLKNPSQNILPVPNKNQPTVQDNNSSNGIKQVIIVRPISPSNVSSIDRSEIGNLQILLKQRGFYQGEIDGRQGQTTVNAILKAQQAYGLLADGFAGPLTIRALLAGGTNVPLSLTAFNQPPTTQDVLAIQQLLKARGFYDAELNGLYDLRTKDSIVNAQNAYGQKATGELSPELIASLKGQAMEPIAVQNVPTIQNNTNSQDIRPSPTVPSNIPSSSNTQKPTSSQNLPPQSPQNTNSS, encoded by the coding sequence ATGGAACTTGCAGCCTATATCTATGATGCTTGGGCTTACGAACAAGCTCAACAAGAATCTCCAGATGAAGATCTACTTACTTTGGATGAAATTGACAATCCCCAATGTCAGGTAACTCCTCTTGTTTGGAATTCGATGGTGAAGCGGTGGCGCTCCTACTTACTATCAGCGATCGCTATTACGGGAATGAATAGTTTAAGCCTTAGTTTTGGCCAGCCTATTGAAGCTAGTCAATACCTTGAGCCATCGGTCAATGCTCCGCCTTGGTGTGAAAATCTATATCTATGTAATACCCGTTATGTCTTAGAAGTACAGACATTACTAGCTAACCGCGGTTTTGCTGTAGGTGAAATTGATGGGGTTTATGGTAGACAAACCAAGAGTGCGGTGATGGCATTTCAGAAATCCCAAGCAAATCTTGTTGTCGATGGTATTCCAGGGGAAAAAACCCTAGCATTACTGAAAAATCCTTCTCAAAATATTTTGCCAGTCCCGAATAAAAATCAACCTACAGTTCAAGACAACAACAGCAGCAATGGTATTAAACAAGTAATCATTGTTCGCCCTATTTCTCCGTCTAATGTTTCAAGCATAGACAGGTCTGAGATTGGCAATTTGCAGATCTTGCTCAAACAAAGGGGATTTTATCAAGGGGAAATTGATGGGCGACAGGGACAAACCACAGTTAACGCCATCTTGAAAGCCCAACAAGCCTATGGACTACTAGCAGATGGATTTGCGGGACCTTTAACAATTCGCGCTTTGCTGGCTGGCGGCACAAATGTTCCCCTTTCGCTAACGGCTTTTAATCAACCACCCACGACTCAGGATGTGTTGGCAATCCAACAACTACTCAAAGCCCGCGGTTTTTATGATGCTGAACTCAATGGGCTGTACGACCTTCGTACTAAAGATAGCATTGTCAATGCCCAAAATGCATATGGACAGAAGGCTACAGGAGAGCTGAGTCCAGAATTAATTGCATCTCTTAAAGGACAAGCTATGGAACCAATCGCCGTTCAGAATGTCCCAACCATTCAAAATAATACCAACAGTCAAGATATCCGTCCTAGTCCTACGGTTCCTAGCAATATTCCGTCTAGTAGTAATACTCAAAAACCAACTTCTAGCCAAAACTTACCACCCCAATCTCCGCAAAATACCAATTCATCCTAA
- a CDS encoding RNA polymerase sigma factor, RpoD/SigA family — translation MVRTYLHEIGKIPLLSNEEEIIYGKQVQQMMVLFEAQEKLAQNSDRLPTEQEWAEAVGLDPTVLHSNIRIGTRAKRKMIEANLRLVVSVAKKYQKRNLELLDLVQEGTLGLERAVDKFDPTKGFKFSTYAYWWIRQAITRAIAQQARTIRLPVHITEKLNKIKKAQRQLSQDLGRVATVAEIAYELNIKTEQVRECLSLSRQPISLDLRIGDNQDTELAELLEDTGRSPDIYVERESLRTDIQSLLKELPEKQRQVMVLRYGLDDGQEMSLASISKRMDLSREQVRQLERQAMDYLRKRKARMQEYLAS, via the coding sequence ATGGTTCGCACTTATTTGCATGAAATCGGAAAAATTCCTCTCCTTAGTAATGAAGAGGAAATTATCTACGGCAAGCAAGTACAGCAGATGATGGTGCTGTTTGAGGCGCAGGAAAAACTTGCCCAAAATAGCGATCGCTTACCAACTGAGCAAGAGTGGGCTGAAGCTGTAGGATTAGATCCAACAGTTCTGCATAGTAATATTCGTATTGGCACAAGAGCTAAGCGCAAAATGATCGAAGCGAATCTTCGCTTGGTTGTTTCTGTCGCTAAAAAATATCAAAAGCGTAATCTAGAACTTCTAGACTTAGTACAGGAAGGAACTCTTGGATTAGAACGTGCCGTAGATAAGTTTGACCCCACTAAGGGATTTAAGTTCTCGACCTATGCCTATTGGTGGATTCGTCAGGCAATTACCAGAGCGATCGCCCAGCAAGCCAGAACGATCCGCTTGCCAGTCCACATTACTGAAAAGCTCAATAAAATCAAAAAGGCTCAACGTCAGTTATCGCAAGATCTCGGTCGAGTAGCTACGGTCGCCGAAATCGCCTATGAGCTAAATATCAAAACTGAACAGGTACGCGAATGTTTATCGCTATCGCGTCAACCAATTTCTCTTGATCTACGCATTGGCGATAATCAGGATACAGAACTTGCGGAACTCCTCGAAGATACGGGACGTTCTCCTGATATTTACGTTGAGCGGGAATCTCTGCGTACTGATATTCAGAGCTTGCTTAAAGAATTACCTGAAAAGCAGCGTCAAGTTATGGTTTTACGCTATGGCTTAGATGATGGTCAGGAGATGTCTCTAGCGAGCATCAGTAAACGCATGGATTTAAGTCGTGAGCAAGTAAGACAATTAGAACGCCAAGCGATGGATTATCTTCGCAAGCGTAAGGCTAGAATGCAGGAATATCTAGCTAGTTAA
- a CDS encoding DUF2996 domain-containing protein, with the protein MSETAPTSEESQAKPAAKPKAEKPPAIEDLPFEEFINTHYLPALTKAFGKQGVSDLQLEFNNSQVRGLWAQGLRQFTVYFSKSDINAQKAFSCADAGRSPSTIEPFLIDERKAPLDLLVFGVIQRLNAQKWLQAN; encoded by the coding sequence ATGTCTGAAACTGCACCAACTTCTGAAGAATCTCAGGCAAAACCTGCGGCGAAACCTAAAGCCGAAAAGCCACCTGCGATCGAAGATTTACCCTTTGAAGAATTTATTAACACGCACTATCTACCAGCTTTGACTAAAGCCTTTGGTAAGCAGGGTGTGAGTGATCTGCAACTAGAATTTAATAATTCTCAAGTACGTGGTTTATGGGCGCAGGGTTTACGCCAATTTACAGTTTATTTTTCTAAGTCAGATATCAATGCTCAGAAGGCTTTTTCCTGTGCTGATGCAGGGCGATCGCCAAGCACCATCGAACCATTTTTGATTGATGAGCGTAAAGCTCCTCTCGATTTGCTCGTATTTGGTGTGATTCAACGCTTAAATGCCCAAAAATGGCTACAAGCTAATTAA